The following are encoded together in the Bombus fervidus isolate BK054 chromosome 10, iyBomFerv1, whole genome shotgun sequence genome:
- the LOC139991761 gene encoding uncharacterized protein: protein MARLYYECNADLRNDTEDSETNKPYACTPDKYCLYCCCNSQCCLLVQRRPPRHFWEAWYFWLGVALLAVFIISSVSSYIVSNCRHNIQGVQLRHSTHGNRRNDRDNRPRNNQNEISISIIPTSEFFPSHRKMFVIASQPAVNHLTPVVA, encoded by the exons ATGGCTCGCCTCTACTACGAGTGTAACGCGGATCTAAGAAACGATACGGAAGATAGCGAAACGAACAAACCATACGCGTGTACACCGGATAAATATTGTTTGTATTGCTGTTGCAACTCGCAGTGTTGTCTGCTGGTGCAAAGACGGCCACCACGACACTTTTGGGAAGCCTGGTACTTTTGGCTAGGCGTTGCTTTACTCGCTGTTTTTATCATATCTTCG GTGAGCAGCTACATAGTCAGTAATTGCAGACATAATATTCAAGGTGTGCAACTAAGACACAGCACGCACGGCAATCGACGAAACGATCGCGACAATCGTCCGAGAAACAACCAGAATGAGATATCCATAAGCATAATCCCAACGTCGGAATTTTTTCCATCGCACAGGAAGATGTTCGTGATTGCTTCTCAACCGGCCGTAAATCACCTGA CTCCTGTCGTTGCGTGA
- the Spx gene encoding spliceosomal protein on the X, with product MAAGPIAERNQDATIYVGGLDDKVTESLMWELFVQSGPVVNVHMPKDRVTQMHQGYGFVEFMGEEDADYAIKIMNMIKLYGKPIRVNKASAHQKNLDVGANIFIGNLDPEVDEKLLYDTFSAFGVILQTPKIMRDPETGNSKGFAFINFASFDASDASIEAMNGQYLCNRPISVSYAFKRDAKGERHGSAAERLLAAQNPLSQADRPHQLFADAPPLAPPPIPNSNTATHQAAHHPQHHVMHHGMVVPPPPPPSTPGPPMGHPPPPPVPPPPSSGFPPASIPPPPLPPMSMATHPPLPPGMPPPLPPMPVPTSQSQQTTPRMMAPPPPHWGVSGPPQGQFPPPPPPSSTGAPPPPQFGQFQPPPPRPPPTWRHPPPPPVSQGGPPPPPPPQFRPPFPPRGPPPPPPPHDSSQY from the exons ATGGCGGCCGGTCCTATTGCTGAACGTAATCAAG aTGCCACAATATATGTGGGTGGATTGGATGATAAGGTCACAGAATCCCTTATGTGGGAATTGTTCGTCCAATCAGGACCAGTGG tcaATGTGCATATGCCTAAAGATAGAGTAACACAAATGCATCAGGGATATGGGTTCGTAGAATTTATGGGAGAAGAAGATGCAGACTATGCTATTAAGATAATGAacatgataaaattatatggaAAACCAATAAGAGTAAATAAAGCAAGTGCTCATCAGAAGAACCTAGATGTTGGTGCTAATATCTTTATTGGAAATCTTGATCCAGAAGTAGATGAGAAACTATTATACGACACCTTCAGTGCATTTGGAGTAATTCTTCAGACACCAAAA ataATGAGGGATCCTGAAACAGGAAACTCCAAGGGCTTCGCATTCATAAACTTCGCTTCCTTCGATGCTTCCGATGCAAGTATAGAAGCAATGAACGGTCAGTACTTATGCAACAGACCGATTTCCGTATCATACGCATTCAAACGCGACGCGAAAGGAGAAAGACACGGTAGTGCTGCTGAACGATTGTTAGCTGCTCAAAACCCGCTAAGTCAAGCAGACAGGCCTCATCAATTATTTGCCGACGCTCCTCCTTTGGCACCACCTCCGATTCCAAATTCCAATACAGCGACTCATCAAGCTGCTCATCATCCTCAACATCATGTGATGCATCATGGAATGGTTGTACCACCACCTCCACCTCCGTCAACACCAGGACCTCCAATGGGTCacccaccaccaccacctgtTCCACCGCCGCCATCGAGTGGCTTTCCTCCAGCAAGTATTCCTCCACCTCCTTTGCCTCCGATGTCAATGGCCACACATCCTCCTTTACCGCCTGGAATGCCACCTCCATTGCCACCTATGCCCGTTCCAACGTCTCAGTCGCAACAGACGACACCCAGAATGATGGCACCACCACCTCCTCATTGGGGAGTGAGTGGGCCACCTCAAGGTCAATTTCCACCTCCTCCGCCACCCTCATCTACCGGAGCACCTCCACCTCCGCAATTTGGACAGTTCCAACCACCACCACCGCGACCTCCTCCAACATGGAGGCATCCACCACCTCCTCCTGTATCTCAGGGTGGACCACCGCCGCCACCACCTCCACAATTTCGACCACCCTTCCCACCAAGAGGTCCACCTCCACCTCCACCACCTCACGATTCCAGTCAATATTAG
- the Blos1 gene encoding biogenesis of lysosome-related organelles complex 1 subunit 1: MLSAIVKEHQSKQAARKERQEQKRKEAVQAASNLTQALVDHLNVGVAQAYLNQKKLDAEAKQLQHSATNFAKQTQSWLNLVEAFSSALKEIGDAENWARSIEGDMRTIATALEYSYKATQEVQGTSTS; this comes from the exons ATGTTATCTGCTATTGTAAAAGAGCACCAAAGCAAACAAGCAGCAAGAAAGGAAAGACAAg agcaaaagaggaaagaagctGTGCAAGCCGCAAGTAACTTGACACAAGCTTTAGTTGACCATTTAAATGTTGG AGTGGCACAAGCATATCTCAATCAGAAAAAACTCGATGCAGAAGCAAAACAATTGCAACATAGCGCGACAAATTTTGCAAAACAAACACAGTCATGGTTGAATTTAGTAGAAGCTTTCTCTAGTGCATTAAAAGAAATTGGTGATGCTGAGAATTGGGCACGTAGCATTGAAGGAGATATGAGAACTATAGCAACTGCTTTGGAATATTCTTATAAAG CTACCCAAGAAGTACAAGGGACCAGTACTTCTTAA
- the Ear gene encoding ENL/AF9-related super elongation complex transcription factor isoform X1, which yields MRWPTFSYKTSRVSKNSYERMAIRITLECGHSSMLRMRTTPQGYTHDWELFVRGIDNADIHHYVEKVVFQLHQTFSKPKRILKEPPFVLKESGYAGFEIPIHIYLKNKDEGSKKIEILYDLNLQFSGPAITNVIRHTEIINNPSDDFRRKLLKGGGVLVSSSENSVEKNEPKALTMVGKPKLGGSESKKHKNIESRTSSSFAELFGTPLKPTKVSQDTKKSTPVDRSSASKSLITTEKSDKVDKTKPKDSPHKDTKKEKVDDKKDKRIKEQLKDKNRSKEKSKRSTSPGNKSHSSPSNKRPPSPPSAGIKRACSPSLPPGKRSISPKSKEKELKKVTFEKEKDKNKEKDKVKDSSKNVVDASKGEKKKDKKKHKEDRDKERKDKYKEGERPSSKESIKVVEKKNKSEKSEKDKSQEYKSAKEERKSPKPPKENEKPKDEKLSKTERSEKTEKSEKAKDSKNEKDRQKHKHKKRDKKDKRDSSKDRDKKEKRDRIKSSTEKQNNVPISVTNSLSILEMPERDSSDSAPSVDDDSFPESKLVPIVKKDQENLTVSTPPTELTKPLSPAIPTDIKKDKVDRNKRDRSKGSKGEEKEVRRRKRRSDSKGDDDHVVKREKDRGHSTSPPLEPVSSSQSPVVVDQEIIHMKDKDDRGAVEQVAEKRIEAEAEQVAPDSTNSTLVDSDIGDPPVFSEDYVSQLKDLQQKIMTLQDNQELQRVVQVIAETGQYEITKKTFDFDLCALDRRTVQRLQQFFAS from the exons ATGAGGTGGCCaacattttcatacaaaacaAGT CGTGTATCAAAAAATTCATATGAGAGAATGGCAATTCGCATTACACTAGAATGTGGACACTCATCAATGTTACGTATGCGTACCACCCCTCAGGGCTATACTCATGATTGGGAATTATTTGTGCGGGGTATTGACAACGCTGATATTCACCACTATGTTGAGAAAG TGGTTTTTCAATTAcatcaaacattttcaaaaccAAAAAGAATCTTAAAAGAACCACCATTTGTGTTAAAAGAGTCTGGTTATGCAGGTTTTGAAATTCcgattcatatttatttaaaaaataaggaTGAAGGTAgcaaaaagatagaaattttatatgaccTCAACTTACAATTTAGTGGTCCTGCGATTACAAATGTCATAAGACAtactgaaataattaataatcctTCAGATGACTTTAGAAGGAAACTGTTGAAGGGTGGTGGT GTTCTCGTGTCCAGTTCTGAAAACTCAGTAGAAAAAAACGAGCCTAAAGCATTAACTATGGTTGGTAAACCAAAGTTGGGTGGAAGTGAGTCGAAGAAgcacaaaaatatagaatcaAGAACTTCAAGTTCTTTTGCTGAATTATTCGGGACACCTCTGAAACCCACAAAAGTTTCTCAGGACACTAAAAAGTCTACACCAGTAGATAGATCCTCGGCTTCTAAATCGTTAATTACCACAGAGAAGTCTGATAAAGTGGACAAAACAAAGCCTAAGGATAGTCCTCATAAAGATACTAAAAAGGAGAAGGTAGacgataaaaaagataaaaggatCAAAGAGCAGcttaaagataaaaatcgaaGTAAGGAGAAATCAAAAAGGTCTACCAGTCCTGGAAATAAGAGTCATTCTAGCCCTTCTAATAAAAGGCCGCCATCACCTCCATCAGCTGGAATAAAAAGAGCTTGTAGCCCGTCTCTGCCTCCTGGAAAGAGGTCAATTTCTCCAAAATCAAAGgaaaaggaattaaaaaaggtaacgtttgaaaaagagaaagataagaataaagaaaaagacaagGTAAAAGATAGTTCTAAAAATGTTGTCGATGCTTCTAAgggtgaaaagaaaaaagacaagAAAAAGCATAAAGAGGATAGGGATAAAGAACGAAAGGATAAGTATAAGGAAGGAGAACGGCCTTCCTCAAAGGAATCTATAAAAGTAgtcgagaagaaaaataaatcagaGAAATCTGAGAAAGATAAGAGTCAAGAGTACAAATCTGCCAAAGAGGAGAGAAAGTCGCCGAAACCTCCGAAAGAGAACGAGAAACCAAAGGATGAGAAATTATCGAAGACAGAAAGATCTGAAAAGACCGAGAAGTCTGAGAAGGCGAAGGACAGTAAGAATGAAAAAGACAGGCAGAAGCACAAGcataaaaaaagagataaaaaggATAAACGGGATAGTAGCAAAGATAGagacaagaaagaaaaacgcgaCAGGATAAAGTCCTCAACAGAGAAGCAAAATAATGTGCCTATTTCAGTAACCAATTCCCTTTCAATTCTGGAAATGCCAGAAAGGGATAGTAGCGATTCAGCGCCATCCGTAGATGACGATTCTTTCCCTGAATCAAAATTAGTGCCTATAGTTAAAAAAGATCAAGAAAATTTAACGGTGTCTACACCGCCGACAGAACTGACGAAACCACTTTCACCTGCAATTCCTACAGATATTAAAAAGGATAAGGTAGACCGAAACAAAAGGGACAGATCTAAAGGAAGTAaaggggaagaaaaagaagtgcGTAGAAGGAAACGGCGGAGTGATAGTAAAGGTGATGACGACCATGTagttaaaagagaaaaggatagAGGTCATTCGACGTCACCTCCTTTGGAGCCCGTCTCTTCGAGTCAATCACCAGTCGTAGTGGATCAGGAAATTATTCATATGAAAGATAAGGATGATCGTGGTGCTGTGGAACAAGTCGCCGAGAAGCGTATCGAGGCGGAAGCGGAACAAGTAGCCCCTGATTCAACGAATAGTACTTTGGTTGATTCAGACATAGGAGATCCGCCAGTGTTTTCTGAAGACTATGTGTCACAGTTAAAAGACTTGCAGCAGAAGATAATGACTTTGCAAGATAATCAAGAGTTACAGAGAGTTGTTCAGGTAATCGCAGAAACCGGTCAATACGAGATCACAAAAAAGACATTTGATTTTGATTTGTGTGCTTTGGATCGTAGAACGGTACAGCGTTTACAACAATTCTTTGCATCGTGA
- the Ear gene encoding ENL/AF9-related super elongation complex transcription factor isoform X2: protein MAIRITLECGHSSMLRMRTTPQGYTHDWELFVRGIDNADIHHYVEKVVFQLHQTFSKPKRILKEPPFVLKESGYAGFEIPIHIYLKNKDEGSKKIEILYDLNLQFSGPAITNVIRHTEIINNPSDDFRRKLLKGGGVLVSSSENSVEKNEPKALTMVGKPKLGGSESKKHKNIESRTSSSFAELFGTPLKPTKVSQDTKKSTPVDRSSASKSLITTEKSDKVDKTKPKDSPHKDTKKEKVDDKKDKRIKEQLKDKNRSKEKSKRSTSPGNKSHSSPSNKRPPSPPSAGIKRACSPSLPPGKRSISPKSKEKELKKVTFEKEKDKNKEKDKVKDSSKNVVDASKGEKKKDKKKHKEDRDKERKDKYKEGERPSSKESIKVVEKKNKSEKSEKDKSQEYKSAKEERKSPKPPKENEKPKDEKLSKTERSEKTEKSEKAKDSKNEKDRQKHKHKKRDKKDKRDSSKDRDKKEKRDRIKSSTEKQNNVPISVTNSLSILEMPERDSSDSAPSVDDDSFPESKLVPIVKKDQENLTVSTPPTELTKPLSPAIPTDIKKDKVDRNKRDRSKGSKGEEKEVRRRKRRSDSKGDDDHVVKREKDRGHSTSPPLEPVSSSQSPVVVDQEIIHMKDKDDRGAVEQVAEKRIEAEAEQVAPDSTNSTLVDSDIGDPPVFSEDYVSQLKDLQQKIMTLQDNQELQRVVQVIAETGQYEITKKTFDFDLCALDRRTVQRLQQFFAS, encoded by the exons ATGGCAATTCGCATTACACTAGAATGTGGACACTCATCAATGTTACGTATGCGTACCACCCCTCAGGGCTATACTCATGATTGGGAATTATTTGTGCGGGGTATTGACAACGCTGATATTCACCACTATGTTGAGAAAG TGGTTTTTCAATTAcatcaaacattttcaaaaccAAAAAGAATCTTAAAAGAACCACCATTTGTGTTAAAAGAGTCTGGTTATGCAGGTTTTGAAATTCcgattcatatttatttaaaaaataaggaTGAAGGTAgcaaaaagatagaaattttatatgaccTCAACTTACAATTTAGTGGTCCTGCGATTACAAATGTCATAAGACAtactgaaataattaataatcctTCAGATGACTTTAGAAGGAAACTGTTGAAGGGTGGTGGT GTTCTCGTGTCCAGTTCTGAAAACTCAGTAGAAAAAAACGAGCCTAAAGCATTAACTATGGTTGGTAAACCAAAGTTGGGTGGAAGTGAGTCGAAGAAgcacaaaaatatagaatcaAGAACTTCAAGTTCTTTTGCTGAATTATTCGGGACACCTCTGAAACCCACAAAAGTTTCTCAGGACACTAAAAAGTCTACACCAGTAGATAGATCCTCGGCTTCTAAATCGTTAATTACCACAGAGAAGTCTGATAAAGTGGACAAAACAAAGCCTAAGGATAGTCCTCATAAAGATACTAAAAAGGAGAAGGTAGacgataaaaaagataaaaggatCAAAGAGCAGcttaaagataaaaatcgaaGTAAGGAGAAATCAAAAAGGTCTACCAGTCCTGGAAATAAGAGTCATTCTAGCCCTTCTAATAAAAGGCCGCCATCACCTCCATCAGCTGGAATAAAAAGAGCTTGTAGCCCGTCTCTGCCTCCTGGAAAGAGGTCAATTTCTCCAAAATCAAAGgaaaaggaattaaaaaaggtaacgtttgaaaaagagaaagataagaataaagaaaaagacaagGTAAAAGATAGTTCTAAAAATGTTGTCGATGCTTCTAAgggtgaaaagaaaaaagacaagAAAAAGCATAAAGAGGATAGGGATAAAGAACGAAAGGATAAGTATAAGGAAGGAGAACGGCCTTCCTCAAAGGAATCTATAAAAGTAgtcgagaagaaaaataaatcagaGAAATCTGAGAAAGATAAGAGTCAAGAGTACAAATCTGCCAAAGAGGAGAGAAAGTCGCCGAAACCTCCGAAAGAGAACGAGAAACCAAAGGATGAGAAATTATCGAAGACAGAAAGATCTGAAAAGACCGAGAAGTCTGAGAAGGCGAAGGACAGTAAGAATGAAAAAGACAGGCAGAAGCACAAGcataaaaaaagagataaaaaggATAAACGGGATAGTAGCAAAGATAGagacaagaaagaaaaacgcgaCAGGATAAAGTCCTCAACAGAGAAGCAAAATAATGTGCCTATTTCAGTAACCAATTCCCTTTCAATTCTGGAAATGCCAGAAAGGGATAGTAGCGATTCAGCGCCATCCGTAGATGACGATTCTTTCCCTGAATCAAAATTAGTGCCTATAGTTAAAAAAGATCAAGAAAATTTAACGGTGTCTACACCGCCGACAGAACTGACGAAACCACTTTCACCTGCAATTCCTACAGATATTAAAAAGGATAAGGTAGACCGAAACAAAAGGGACAGATCTAAAGGAAGTAaaggggaagaaaaagaagtgcGTAGAAGGAAACGGCGGAGTGATAGTAAAGGTGATGACGACCATGTagttaaaagagaaaaggatagAGGTCATTCGACGTCACCTCCTTTGGAGCCCGTCTCTTCGAGTCAATCACCAGTCGTAGTGGATCAGGAAATTATTCATATGAAAGATAAGGATGATCGTGGTGCTGTGGAACAAGTCGCCGAGAAGCGTATCGAGGCGGAAGCGGAACAAGTAGCCCCTGATTCAACGAATAGTACTTTGGTTGATTCAGACATAGGAGATCCGCCAGTGTTTTCTGAAGACTATGTGTCACAGTTAAAAGACTTGCAGCAGAAGATAATGACTTTGCAAGATAATCAAGAGTTACAGAGAGTTGTTCAGGTAATCGCAGAAACCGGTCAATACGAGATCACAAAAAAGACATTTGATTTTGATTTGTGTGCTTTGGATCGTAGAACGGTACAGCGTTTACAACAATTCTTTGCATCGTGA
- the Tm2 gene encoding tropomyosin 2 isoform X1, giving the protein MDAIKKKMQAMKLEKDNAMDKADACEGQAKEANMRADKVNEEVGELQKKLTQVEADLQANKQALDQANKDLEEKEKALTNAESEVAALNRKVQLIEEDLERSEERLNTATAKLAEASQAADESSRMCKVLENRAQQDEERMDQLTNQLKEARLLAEDADGKSDEVSRKLAFVEDELEVAEDRVKSGEAKIMELEEELKVVGNSLKSLEVSEEKANQRVEEFKRQLKTLTVKLKEAEARAEFAEKTVKKLQKEVDRLEDELGINKDRYKSLADEMDSTFAELAGY; this is encoded by the exons ATGGACGCGATCAAGAAGAAGATGCAAGCGATGAAGCTTGAAAAGGATAATGCGATGGATAAAGCCGATGCCTGTGAAGGACAGGCAAAGGAGGCAAATATGCGTGCGGATAAGGTCAACGAGGAAGTCGGTGAATTACAAAAGAAGCTTACCCAGGTTGAAGCCGACCTTCAAGCCAACAAACAAGCCCTGGATCAGGCCAACAAGGAtctcgaagaaaaagagaaagctcTGACTAAC GCCGAATCCGAGGTCGCCGCTCTGAACCGAAAAGTACAATTGATTGAGGAGGACTTGGAGAGATCCGAGGAACGATTGAACACTGCCACTGCCAAGTTGGCCGAAGCTTCTCAGGCTGCCGACGAATCTAGCCG TATGTGCAAAGTATTGGAAAACCGCGCGCAACAGGATGAAGAGAGGATGGATCAGCTGACGAATCAACTGAAAGAAGCGCGTCTGCTTGCCGAGGACGCTGATGGGAAATCGGACGAAGTATCGCGAAAGCTGGCCTTTGTTGAAGACGAGTTGGAAGTCGCTGAGGATCGAGTCAAGTCTGGTGAAGC CAAGATCATGGAGCTTGAAGAGGAACTTAAAGTGGTCGGTAACAGCTTGAAATCTTTGGAAGTATCCGAAGAGAAG GCTAATCAAAGAGTCGAGGAGTTCAAGCGCCAGCTCAAGACCCTAACAGTGAAACTAAAGGAAGCTGAAGCTCGTGCCGAATTTGCTGAGAAAACTGTTAAGAAACTCCAGAAGGAGGTCGACAGGCTCGAAG ACGAATTGGGCATCAACAAGGATAGATACAAGTCACTCGCCGACGAGATGGACTCCACGTTCGCCGAATTGGCAGGATACTAA
- the Tm2 gene encoding tropomyosin 2 isoform X2, which produces MDAIKKKMQAMKLEKDNAMDKADACEGQAKEANMRADKVNEEVGELQKKLTQVEADLQANKQALDQANKDLEEKEKALTNAESEVAALNRKVQLIEEDLERSEERLNTATAKLAEASQAADESSRMCKVLENRAQQDEERMDQLTNQLKEARLLAEDADGKSDEVSRKLAFVEDELEVAEDRVKSGEAKIMELEEELKVVGNSLKSLEVSEEKANQRVEEFKRQLKTLTVKLKEAEARAEFAEKTVKKLQKEVDRLEDILHQQKEKRKTICEELDKTFSELSGY; this is translated from the exons ATGGACGCGATCAAGAAGAAGATGCAAGCGATGAAGCTTGAAAAGGATAATGCGATGGATAAAGCCGATGCCTGTGAAGGACAGGCAAAGGAGGCAAATATGCGTGCGGATAAGGTCAACGAGGAAGTCGGTGAATTACAAAAGAAGCTTACCCAGGTTGAAGCCGACCTTCAAGCCAACAAACAAGCCCTGGATCAGGCCAACAAGGAtctcgaagaaaaagagaaagctcTGACTAAC GCCGAATCCGAGGTCGCCGCTCTGAACCGAAAAGTACAATTGATTGAGGAGGACTTGGAGAGATCCGAGGAACGATTGAACACTGCCACTGCCAAGTTGGCCGAAGCTTCTCAGGCTGCCGACGAATCTAGCCG TATGTGCAAAGTATTGGAAAACCGCGCGCAACAGGATGAAGAGAGGATGGATCAGCTGACGAATCAACTGAAAGAAGCGCGTCTGCTTGCCGAGGACGCTGATGGGAAATCGGACGAAGTATCGCGAAAGCTGGCCTTTGTTGAAGACGAGTTGGAAGTCGCTGAGGATCGAGTCAAGTCTGGTGAAGC CAAGATCATGGAGCTTGAAGAGGAACTTAAAGTGGTCGGTAACAGCTTGAAATCTTTGGAAGTATCCGAAGAGAAG GCTAATCAAAGAGTCGAGGAGTTCAAGCGCCAGCTCAAGACCCTAACAGTGAAACTAAAGGAAGCTGAAGCTCGTGCCGAATTTGCTGAGAAAACTGTTAAGAAACTCCAGAAGGAGGTCGACAGGCTCGAAG ACATATTGCACCAGCAGAAGGAGAAACGCAAAACGATTTGCGAAGAATTGGACAAGACATTCTCTGAGCTTTCTGgctactaa
- the LOC139991764 gene encoding odorant receptor Or1-like — translation MHILRWTFLLFTLCGCFPPPSWKTPRKKFLYKIYTVFSLLVLNTFFLCLIMDMIYNVENIDDFSDNFHVTVGSFLTTIKVSVMLIYRESFVRLRDTLQKEPLLPMNQQEFEILLRFDKITDWNTLGYMMILMTSNFYLFMESLLTYKKRQLTYRTWVPYDYSSASAFLLTLLYQSLFTAICSFGCVATDSLYSGLLIHISCQFEILEHRLKNIESNQNYSVKLCVRHHDHIYKFGEMVNEEFRTIMFFQFYTSLCMICFNLYQITQIEMDSNIIGKILFMNFSLMQIFYYCWFGNEVKLKSLELSDVIFRSDWTSLNNNVKRAFLMLMRRAMRPIEFTSIYVISVNLESFMTLLKTSYSVFSVFQQSRES, via the exons ATGCATATACTACGATGGACGTTCTTGTTGTTCACATTGTGCGGCTGTTTTCCACCACCTTCGTGGAAAACACCCCGCAAAAAATTTTTGTACAAGATTTATACGGTATTCTCGCTCTTGGTCTTGaatactttctttctttgtttaatAATGGATATGATATACAATGTAGAAAACATAGACGACTTCAGTGACAATTTTCACGTGACGGTGGGATCGTTCCTCACAACCATCAAGGTCTCCGTTATGCTGATATATCGTGAAAGCTTCGTACGTTTGCGCGACACTCTACAGAAAGAGCCACTCTTACCAATGAACCAACAagaattcgaaattttattaagattCGACAAAATTACCGA cTGGAACACGCTTGGTTATATGATGATACTCATGACTAgtaatttttatctatttatggAATCGCTTCTGACGTATAAGAAAAGACAACTAACGTATCGAACATGGGTACCATACGACTATTCGTCTGCATCTGCATTTCTGCTTACTTTGCTTTATCAGTCGTTATTCACGGCGATATGCTCCTTTGGATGCGTCGCTACTGATTCTCTGTACAGTGGCCTACTAATTCATATTAGCTGCCAATTCGAAATACTAGAGCATCGTCTGAAGAACATCGAATCGAACCAGAATTATTCAGTGAAGCTGTGTGTTCGTCATCACGATCATATATACAA ATTTGGCGAAATGGTGAACGAGGAATTTAGAACGATCATGTTTTTCCAATTCTATACAAGTCTGTGTATGATCTGTTTCAACCTTTATCAAATAACACAAATCGAAATGGACTCGAACATCATAGGAAAGATCCTCTTTATGAACTTCTCGTTGATGCAGATATTTTACTACTGTTGGTTTGGCAATGAAGTCAAGCTTAAG AGTTTGGAACTTTCTGATGTGATATTCAGAAGCGACTGGACATCGTTAAATAACAACGTTAAGAGAGCTTTTTTGATGTTAATGAGGCGTGCTATGAGACCGATCGAATTTACCAGTATTTACGTCATCTCCGTCAATCTTGAGTCCTTCATGACA CTACTGAAGACTTCTTACTCCGTGTTCAGTGTGTTCCAACAGAGCCGGGAATCATGA